From the Streptomyces sp. Sge12 genome, the window GCTGGCGGACCGGCTCAAGGAGTGCGTGGAGACGGGCTCGGCGCCAGCCCCTGCCACGCCCCAGACCCACTGGGAGTGGCACGCCCGCTTCCCCGAACTCGGGCAGCTGCTCGGAGGCTGGTTCTCCCAGGACATGCCGGACGAGTTCGAGGATCACGACGCGGCGCTGCATGACTACGTCGACGGCACCGACCCCGGCCTGATCGCCCAGCTCCGCGGGGAGTTGTCCGACCTGCTGTCGCTGCCGCTGGAGGAGTCGGACCACGCCCTCGCCCTCGCCGAACTGGGCATGGAGGTCGATCCGCCCACGTCGTACAGCCCCGGCGCCTGGCTCTCCGAACTGGCCGCCCGCCTCCCCTGAACAGGCTGGGCTGCCGTCCAGCGCGGGACAGGAACGGATCTGGCGTCGATGCCGAGCTGCCCCTGGGCCGCCCCCCACAGAGCCTGCGTGTTCTCTGCGCGAGAAGCAGCGCGTCGGGCAGGTGTGGTAGATGCCCTTGCGGCGCCGGGGGACGCCCCACGTCTGGTCGTCGCCGAGGGAGTAGCTGCCTACCCTGCCGGTCACAGCACTGGTTGCCGTCGGCGGGCGCGCGCGGGAGGCGCCCGCCCGCCGTCCAGGGAGTGCGAGATCAAGCCGTTTACTCGCTATTGAGGCACTGGTCGCGGTGGTACTCGACATACTCCGGGTCCACCCGGTGCTCGGGGATGCGTGTGAGGGTTCCGACCTGCTCGCCGCTCCTGGTGTGCCGGACCGCCCAGTCGACATCGATGTAGATGCCGAAGTGGTCGAACTGCTTGTGGTGATTGGGGCAGAGGCAGAGCAGGTTCTCCAATACGTCAGGCCCCAAGTGCGGGCTGGCAACACCCTGGATGTGCGCGGCCTCGCTGTAGTGGCTGTCCCGTGTCTCCAGCTGCTCACCGCAGACCTGACACCGGTCCTCGTGCAGGATCTTGACCTGGTCGGGGAGGCTGCGGTCGCGGTCGGGCCGGGTGCCAGTCGCCGGGCGGCGAGCGACCGGGCCGGGCGCGGCCGGAGCGTCCGTACTCCGGCCACTGGCGCTGCTGTACCCGTCGAGGCCCACCCGGTCAAGGAGTACGTCCTTGTCGATACCGGACTCGGCGAAGTACGTGGAGTGCAACCGACGGACTGCCTGGGCGCGGGTCAGGGCGCGCTTGAGACGCTTGGCCGCGTCGCTGCTGAAACCTGCTCGGGCCTTCGCTGCGCGCAGGGCTGCCACCGTGGGCTTGAACCCGCTGTCGTCGATGCCCTGGACCTCCCACAATCCGCTGCTCCGCAGGTGCCAGAACGGGTACTCGGGCGTCCTGCGGTCATGTTCGCCGCCGAACTCGTCCAGCAGGGAACCGACTTCCGCCTCGAACTCCTCCCAGGGCGCGAGCCTCTCCTGCCCGGCCGTCAGCCGGCCGATCGCCCAGAGAAGGGCCAGCGGCTTGTGGCGGGCCGGGCTTCCATCCGGCTGGGAGTAAGTGTTCAGGTTGCCGAGCATGCGCAGCAGGTCCTCGCTGCCCAACCGGGGTGCTCGCTGTTTCTGTCGCGGGATCACCGAATCTTTCGGCAGCGGCAGTGTCAGGGGATCGGCATCGTCCAGCAACGGGCGGAGGCGGAGCACGTTCGCGGCCGTCACCTGGATCAGGGACTGCACGTGGCCGGCCTTGTAGTCCAGCTTTGCCAGGATCCGCCGGGCCGGGACGCTGATCTCGACGACGTTGTCGAGGGCGACCATGTATTCCCAGGGATTTCCGTCCTTGTCCTTGCGCCAGATCTTCTCGGCCAGAGCTCGGTTCCTGAAGGCTGCCACGATCGTGGCCCGAGCGATGAAAGACCCCTCGGCATAGAACAGCACCTCGTCGCCCGGACGGGTGGTGTCGATCGCCTTGTTCTTGCCGTGGCTCTCCTTCTTTGCCCGCACCGACCCCCAGAACCGTGCCCGCCCCCCGGGGAAGAGCGTCTTGAGATCATCCGCCTGGTCGCCGAGCTCGGCCGCATAGTCGGCAAGCTCCACACCCCTCCGGACGGAATGCTCGAAGTTCTGGGGTCCACGCTGGGCGGCCTGCCCGATCGGCTGCAGCAGCCACTTGATGTCCGTACCCTCGGCGGGTGCCTGTGTCATGCGTTCCCCTCCCACGGTGATCACATTAGTAATAAAGTCCGACAGCGAAGGTGGGCTAGGTCAAGATCACCCAAGTTTGAGCTGTCACTGGATGCCACCCGATAGGATCCGAGGCGCGGAAAAACGTTCGCGAGCAGTCACAGACCTCCAAGAATCACCACAAAGAGGGAAGCCACATGCGGGACGGCCGGTGGGTGTCGGTCACCGAATCCGAGTTTCCGCACGAGCAGCGCGGTCTCGAAGCCATCCGCGAGAAGCTCCGCGACAACGACCCCTGGCGTGCCTGGTCGAACTTCACGTTCACCGCGGGCACCGGCCACGTCCGCGAGGTTGACCTCCTGGTGATCTCCCCCAGAGGCGTCCACCTGATTGAGCTGAAGGACTGGCACGGCAGCGTCGAGTCCCGCAACGGCACCTGGCTGCAGACCCTGCCAGGCCCCGGCACCCGGCAGCGCACCCACGGCAACCCCCTTCACCTGGCGAACAAGAAGGCCAAGGAGCTGGCCTCGCTCCTCAAGGACCAGGGCGAGTCCGTCTGGGTCTCCGAGGCGGTCTGCTTCACTGACGCCTCCCTGCGGACCCGGCTGCCCGCCCACGACCAGCACGGCGTCCACACCGTGGACCAGCTCGTCCAGATGCTGGAGGAGCCCCCGCGCGAGGAGCGCCGCCGGATCGACGGCCCGCGCTCCCGGAGGATCGCCGCCGCACTGAAAGACATCGGGATCGCCCGCAGCGACGCCGAGTACAAGGTGGGCCCGTACCTGCTGAACCGCAAGTCCTTCGACTCCGGCCCCACCTGGGCCGACTACCAGGCCCAGCACAGCGAGCTGCCCGAAGCTGCCCGCGTCCGCGTCTACCTGCGCGAACGCGGCTCGGATGCCGCGCAGCGTGCCTCCGTCGAGCGCGCGGCCCGGCGCGAGGCAGCGGTGCTGCGCGGGTTCCGGCACCGGGGTGTCGTGCAGCTCAAGCAGTACGATCCGACGGGGCACTCCGCCGGCCCTGCCCTGATCTTCGACTTCGATCCGCGCACGCTCCGGCTGGACGAGTACCTGTTCCAGTACGGCGAGAAGCTGGACGTCCTGTCCCGTATGGCGCTCGCCCGCCAGCTCGCCGAGACCATGCGCTCCGCGCACAGCCGCCGCCTCTACCACCGCACCCTGGCGGCCCGTGCCATCCATGTCACCCCGGGTGGCCGGGACCGTGGCGAAGCCGGCTGGCTGACCCCGCAGCTGCAGATCTCGGACTGGCAGATCGCCGTCCAGCGCGGCGCCGGTCAGGAAGGCGGGCCGAACGCGGGAGCCGAGCGGTTCGCTCCGACAACCTTCTCCCGGGCCGGGGCCCACCTCTCGGAGGGCGCCGACCCGTACCTCGCGCCCGAGCTGACCGCCCCCAAGGCGGATCCGGTCGCGCTGGACGTCTACGGCCTGGGCGTCCTCACGTACCTGCTGGCCACCGGCAAGGCTCCGGCCGCCAGCCAGGCCGAGCTCATGGCGCGCTACGAGGCGGGCGAGGGGCTGCGCCCGAGCGCGGTCGTGGACGGCCTCTCGGAGTACATCGACGAGCTGGTCCAGGCCGCCACCGCGTACCGCGTCCTGGACCGCCTGACTTCGGTGGACGACTTCCTGGAGATGCTGGAGGTCGTCGAGGACACCCTGACCGAGCCGCCCGCCCAGCCTGCGGTCGCCGAGCCTGCTGCCGCTGAGCCGGCCGCGACCCCGGCCCCTGCCCCCACTCCCGTTCCCGCCGAGGCCGAGCAGAAGGCGAAGCAGGAACAGGAGCAGGAGGAGAAGGACCCGCTGGAGGCGGTGGCGGGCGATGTCCTGGCCGGCCGCTGGGAGGTCCGCCGTCGGCTCGGCACCGGCTCGACCAGCCGCGCCTTCCTCGTCCGCGACCTCACCGCGGCCCCCGAGCTGCCCTTCGCGAAGTCCTTGGCCGTCATCAAGGTCGCCGTTTCGGAGCGGAGCAACGAGGTCCTGGTCCGCGAGGCCGCGGTCATGGAGCAGCTGCGCCCGCATTCCGGCATCATCCGGCTGATCAAGCCCGAGCCGCAGAGGATCGGCACGCGCACCGTCCTGGTCATGGAGTACGTCGGCGACGAACGCGACCCCGGTGACGAGCCAGCGGTCCCCGGCTCGACCAGGAACCGGCGCCGCGAGGAGACCGTGGCCCGCCAGCTGCGTGAATTCGGGCGTCTGTCCGTGGACCAGCTGGAGGCCTACGGCGACTACCTCTTCGGAGCGGTCGACTTCCTCGAGGGCGAGGGCGTCTGGCACCGCGACATCAAGCCGGACAACATCGCGATCCGCATCCGCCGCAACCGAACGCGCGAGCTCGTTCTGATCGACTTCTCACTGGCGGGCTTCCCCGTACAGGAGACCGAGGCGGGCACGGAGGGCTACCTCGACCCCTTCATCGGCACGCTCACCGACCGCTCGGTGTACGACGCGCACGCGGAGCGGTACGCCGTGGCGGTCACCTTGCACGAGATGGCCTCGCGCGAGCTGCCCGTATGGGGCGGCGGCCGAGTGGTCCCGCGCCAGACCGACCCGGAGGTGGAGCCGTACCCGGCCATCGCCGCCGATGCCTTCGACCCCGCGGTCAAGGACGGGCTGGTGGAGTTCTTCCGTACGGCCCTGCACCGCGACGCCTCTCAGCGCTTCCCGGATCTGAAGCCGATGCGCGACGCCTGGAAGCGGATCTTCCTGGCCATGGACCAGGCCAAGCCGTCGACGAAGTCGAAGCGGCCGGGCCAGCAGCCGGCGACGGCTCCTCAGACGGCCGCCGAGCGCGGGCCGGCTGCCATCGCCGACGCCGAGGAAGAGACCGCGGAGGAGCTGCGCGACCAGCTGGCCGCCGCCGTGGACCGGGAGACCAACCTCTCGGCCGCCGGCCTGAGCCCGGCCGCCCAATCCTTCGTCTTCGGGCTGGACGTGGAGACGGTCGGCCAGCTGCTGGACTACAGCCAGCGGACTCTGGTCAACGCGCCGGGACTGGGCCCGAAGACCCGTAACGAAGTCCTGGCCCGGATCAAGCAGTGGCGACAGCTCCTCGCCGAGCAGCCCGCCGCACCGCTCACCCCAGCGGGCCGCAAAGCCGCGAAGGAAGAGCTGTCGGCGGCGGAGTCTGCGGTCGCGGTCTCCTTGGTGGGCACGGACGCGGCGCGGGAGCTGACCGAGCGGGCCCTGCGGACCATCAGCCTGGACGCACTGGCCACGGTCTTCGTGCCGGAGCTGAAGAAGAACGAGTCGAACCGCAACGAGTGCGAGACGGTACGGCTGCTGCTGCGGCTCCCCGACGAGCGCGGTGTGCTGCCTCAGATCGGTGTCTGGCCGAGGCAGAAGGACGTGGCCGCGGCGCTGGGGCTCGATCCCAGCACCATCTCGAACCTGATCAAGGAGCAGCGCAAGCGCTGGGCCAAGCAGCCTGCCGTCCAGACGCTGCGTACCGAGATCCTGGAGTTGTTGCGCGAGCTGGGCCGGGTCGCCTCGGCCGCCGAGATCGCGGACGCGCTCGCAGTGCGCAGGGGCACAGAGCTCGCCGAGCCCGAGCAGCGGCGGGCTCTGGCTCTGGCGGCGGTGCGTGCGGTGGTGGAGGTCGAGGCGGCCGACCCCACCGACTTCCAGCACTCGCCCAACCGGAATGCTTCCGACGAGGCCATGGGCGCCGGGCTGCTGGCCTTGGAGGTCGCCGAGGACGATGCCCCGGACACCCCATCGGCCCCTGGGCTGCTCGCGTACGCACTGCGGCTCGGGAAGGTCGCGGACCGGCTGGCGAAGCTCGATACCCTGCCGACAGCGGCGACCGTCCTCGGCGAGCTGAGCGGTGTCCCGCAGCCGAGCGCGGCGGTGGACTGGGACGAGCGTCGCATGGTCGAGCTGGCAGCGGCTGCTTCGCGTAACGCGGCGGCCACCCCGCGCCTGGAGATCTACCCGCGTGACCTGCCCCTCGTACGGGCCCTGCGGCTGACCCAGGCGGGGCTGATCCGCCTGACCCCCGGCCTGGACCGCGACCGCCAGCCGGGCCTGACGCCTTCCGATGTGCACGACCGAGTCCGGGCCCGGTTCCCGGAGATCCTGGATGCGCGTGGCGGCCACACCCTGCCGGTGGGCGGTCCGCTGACCACCGCGCTGCGGGATGCCGGGTTCGACCTGGACCTGGAGACCCGGGCGGGCACCTCCGTGGTCCGCTACCTGCCGACGAAACGCAAGGACGACTCCAACTTCCTCACCTTGGGCGACCGGCGGCAGCCGACCGCCACCCTGTCGGCGCACCGGTACGCGGACGACCCGCAGGTGGCGGAGGCGGTGGCGGCGCAGGAGCGGCTGCTGTCGTCGGCGCCGCGGGACGGCTTCCGGGTACTGACCGTACGGACCGGTCTGGCGCCGAAGGCGGGCGCAGCCCTGGTGGGTGAGCAGTTCAGCGCTGAGCCGGTGTCGGTGACCAAGATGTTCCTCGGCGCCCTGCACGAGCTGGTGGACCAGCGGCCGCTGCCGACGTGGGAGACGATCCTGCGGGCGGATGTGGCGGAGCCGGGTACCAGGGGTGCGCTGAAGTTCGCCGAGTACGCGCGGACGGCGTGGGGCACGGTGGAGCCGCGGCTGGCGGAGCTGCTGGAGGGTGGCCGTACTGCTGGTGTCCCACTGCTGCTGACCGATGGTGGCGTGCTGGCGCGGTACGACGCGATGGGCGTGCTGGAGCGGCTCGCGGAGCGGGCACGGGAAGGCGGGCGCGGGCTGTGGCTGCTGTGCCCTCAGAGCGACCCGGCGCGTCCGCCTAGGCTGGGGAGTGTGGCCGTGCCTTATCAGGCGGGGCTCGGTGAGTGGATTCCGCTGCCGGACGCGTGGGTGGACGATCAGCGCCGTTCGGGGCTGGGGGAATGATTTTCGTGGGACTTACGGGAGACGAGGCGAAGTGATCGACCGCGATGCGCTGAAGGCCGACCTGATCAAGCAGGTCAAGGCGGTCGAGTCCGACCTTGCGGCGCAGGTCGCCGACGGCGACAAGGTGGCGAAGCCGCTGCGAGCCGAGTACGCGAAGCTGCTGAAGACTGTGGCGCCGGGGGCGAGGCCGGGGCAGTGGGCCGACTGGCTGGAGCCGCAGCTTGCGGGCATGCCGGACGACCGCGCGGAGCGGGCGAGGGTGGCGGGCCGGCTGCGTGCCGAGTACGACCAGGCTTTCAAGCTGGGGCGTACGGCGGCGACGTGGAACGCGTGGCTGGACGACCGGGTCACGCAGGTCGCGGTGGCGTGGGTGCTGGGCACCGTGTTCGTCCGGTTCTGCGAGGACAACCGGCTGATTCCGGAGCCGTACCTCACGGGCGCGGAGCCGGAGCGCCGCGACCTGGCGGAGGCGCGGTACAGGCAGTACGTCGAGGAGGAGCAGGACCCGACGTACCGCGGCTGGATGGAGCGTGCCTTCGAGGAGCTGGGCGCGGGCGACGCCGGCAGGCTGCTGTTCAGCCAGCGCCACAACCCGCTGTACCAGATCCCGCTGTCGCACGACGGGGCGCGGGCGCTGGTGGAGTTCTGGCGTGAGCGTGACGAGTCAGATGTCCTGGTCCACGACTTCACCGACCCGCTGAATGATGACGGTACGGACGGGTGGGACACCCACTTCTTGGGTGACCTGTACCAGGACCTGTCGGAGGCGGCGCGGAAGACGTACGCGCTGCTGCAGACGCCGGAGTTCGTGGAGGACTTCATCCTCCAGCGGACGATGGACCCGGTGGTCCGGGAGATGGGCGGCCTGGTCGGCGAGCTGAAGATGATCGACCCGACGTGTGGGTCGGGCCACTTCGTGCTGGGCGCGTTCCGGCGGATGCTGAAGGCGCTGGAGGCCAAGGGGCTCGGCCAGAACCCGCACGAGCGCGTGCGGCTCGCGCTGAATGCGGTGCACGGTGTGGACCTGAACCCGTTCGCGGTGGCTATCGCCCGGTTCCGTCTGCTGATGGCGGCGATGGCGGCAGCGAACATCCGGACGCTGAAGGCGGCGGCGCGGTACGACTGGCCGGTTCACCTCGCGGTGGGCGACTCGCTGATCAAGGCACGTCAGCTTGAGTTCGGTCTGGTGGGCGCTGGAGGCCAGGGTGAGCTGGAGTTCGTCGATTCGGAGGAACAGCGGGACGAGCTTGCGGAGTTCTCGTACGCCACGGAGGACGTGCACGAGCACAAGGGGATCCTGGACCAGGGGCGCTATGACGTGGTGGTGGGCAACCCGCCCTACATCACGGTCAAGGACAAGACGCTAAATTTGCTGTACCGGGAGCTGTACAAGTCCTGTTCGGGGACTTACGCCCTATCAGTACCTTTCGCGGAGCGGTTCTTCCAGCTCGCGAGGGC encodes:
- a CDS encoding contact-dependent growth inhibition system immunity protein is translated as MSLKPLEHDRKYGELDQVIRAHLGHSAHDEEALTAYLRHCWRTRPWAIAVAENQLREYAQNPPGRLRLRLGEFYPVPDVGLPDAEIQTWLVQLADRLKECVETGSAPAPATPQTHWEWHARFPELGQLLGGWFSQDMPDEFEDHDAALHDYVDGTDPGLIAQLRGELSDLLSLPLEESDHALALAELGMEVDPPTSYSPGAWLSELAARLP
- a CDS encoding HNH endonuclease, whose amino-acid sequence is MTQAPAEGTDIKWLLQPIGQAAQRGPQNFEHSVRRGVELADYAAELGDQADDLKTLFPGGRARFWGSVRAKKESHGKNKAIDTTRPGDEVLFYAEGSFIARATIVAAFRNRALAEKIWRKDKDGNPWEYMVALDNVVEISVPARRILAKLDYKAGHVQSLIQVTAANVLRLRPLLDDADPLTLPLPKDSVIPRQKQRAPRLGSEDLLRMLGNLNTYSQPDGSPARHKPLALLWAIGRLTAGQERLAPWEEFEAEVGSLLDEFGGEHDRRTPEYPFWHLRSSGLWEVQGIDDSGFKPTVAALRAAKARAGFSSDAAKRLKRALTRAQAVRRLHSTYFAESGIDKDVLLDRVGLDGYSSASGRSTDAPAAPGPVARRPATGTRPDRDRSLPDQVKILHEDRCQVCGEQLETRDSHYSEAAHIQGVASPHLGPDVLENLLCLCPNHHKQFDHFGIYIDVDWAVRHTRSGEQVGTLTRIPEHRVDPEYVEYHRDQCLNSE
- the pglW gene encoding BREX system serine/threonine kinase PglW yields the protein MRDGRWVSVTESEFPHEQRGLEAIREKLRDNDPWRAWSNFTFTAGTGHVREVDLLVISPRGVHLIELKDWHGSVESRNGTWLQTLPGPGTRQRTHGNPLHLANKKAKELASLLKDQGESVWVSEAVCFTDASLRTRLPAHDQHGVHTVDQLVQMLEEPPREERRRIDGPRSRRIAAALKDIGIARSDAEYKVGPYLLNRKSFDSGPTWADYQAQHSELPEAARVRVYLRERGSDAAQRASVERAARREAAVLRGFRHRGVVQLKQYDPTGHSAGPALIFDFDPRTLRLDEYLFQYGEKLDVLSRMALARQLAETMRSAHSRRLYHRTLAARAIHVTPGGRDRGEAGWLTPQLQISDWQIAVQRGAGQEGGPNAGAERFAPTTFSRAGAHLSEGADPYLAPELTAPKADPVALDVYGLGVLTYLLATGKAPAASQAELMARYEAGEGLRPSAVVDGLSEYIDELVQAATAYRVLDRLTSVDDFLEMLEVVEDTLTEPPAQPAVAEPAAAEPAATPAPAPTPVPAEAEQKAKQEQEQEEKDPLEAVAGDVLAGRWEVRRRLGTGSTSRAFLVRDLTAAPELPFAKSLAVIKVAVSERSNEVLVREAAVMEQLRPHSGIIRLIKPEPQRIGTRTVLVMEYVGDERDPGDEPAVPGSTRNRRREETVARQLREFGRLSVDQLEAYGDYLFGAVDFLEGEGVWHRDIKPDNIAIRIRRNRTRELVLIDFSLAGFPVQETEAGTEGYLDPFIGTLTDRSVYDAHAERYAVAVTLHEMASRELPVWGGGRVVPRQTDPEVEPYPAIAADAFDPAVKDGLVEFFRTALHRDASQRFPDLKPMRDAWKRIFLAMDQAKPSTKSKRPGQQPATAPQTAAERGPAAIADAEEETAEELRDQLAAAVDRETNLSAAGLSPAAQSFVFGLDVETVGQLLDYSQRTLVNAPGLGPKTRNEVLARIKQWRQLLAEQPAAPLTPAGRKAAKEELSAAESAVAVSLVGTDAARELTERALRTISLDALATVFVPELKKNESNRNECETVRLLLRLPDERGVLPQIGVWPRQKDVAAALGLDPSTISNLIKEQRKRWAKQPAVQTLRTEILELLRELGRVASAAEIADALAVRRGTELAEPEQRRALALAAVRAVVEVEAADPTDFQHSPNRNASDEAMGAGLLALEVAEDDAPDTPSAPGLLAYALRLGKVADRLAKLDTLPTAATVLGELSGVPQPSAAVDWDERRMVELAAAASRNAAATPRLEIYPRDLPLVRALRLTQAGLIRLTPGLDRDRQPGLTPSDVHDRVRARFPEILDARGGHTLPVGGPLTTALRDAGFDLDLETRAGTSVVRYLPTKRKDDSNFLTLGDRRQPTATLSAHRYADDPQVAEAVAAQERLLSSAPRDGFRVLTVRTGLAPKAGAALVGEQFSAEPVSVTKMFLGALHELVDQRPLPTWETILRADVAEPGTRGALKFAEYARTAWGTVEPRLAELLEGGRTAGVPLLLTDGGVLARYDAMGVLERLAERAREGGRGLWLLCPQSDPARPPRLGSVAVPYQAGLGEWIPLPDAWVDDQRRSGLGE